CCGAGGCGCAACGCGCCGCCCAGGCCTGCGCGCCAGTGTCTCGTCACGAAATGGACCGGCGAGCGGCAGTGCCGGAGGCACGCGTGTTTCAGGGGCGTCCACTGGTAGATGCCGGCGGCAACCAGGAGCAGGCCGATCAGGACGGAGGTCGTCGCCCGCATCGCGGAGGACACGAGCGCGGCATGCTCGAGTGCCAGGTGCGCGAAGGTGGCGACGAGACTGAAGACGCCCCACAGGAGCACGTATCCCGCGGCGAACCCGGCGGTCGGCGGCAGCGGAGAGCCGGACGCCCGCGTCCGCGTGAGCGCGGCGAACAGCAAGATGGTCGGCGCCGCGCTCGGCAGCATCATCGCCACCATCATCACGGCCCACATGAGCCAGAGCGCGAGGAACCTGCCGAGCGAGCCCGCGTCCGCCCTCTGCTCGCCCGCTCGCGCGGCGGGCATGTCCATGCCCGTCCCCGCGAGGAGCAACCCCCACGCGAGGACGACCACGGCGCCGAGCGCCGCCACGACGACGATCCGATCGTGGCGGGCGACCCACTCGATGGGCCGAGTCACGTCAGCGGGATGGTGCGGGCCCGGGCTTAACACGGCTGGCTTCTATCGCGAGCGGGCCACGCCCTTGCCGGAATGCCGGAGAAAGGTAAAGTGGGCGTAGGTCTCCTCGAGGTCGAGCCGGATCGAGGCCGTCGTCTTCGTGGTGCCACTGCCGATCTCCGCGGTGTCGAACTCGATCCCGTTCGGAAGCTGGATGCGGACATGATGCTCAGCCCCCGTCGCGGGGCTTCGGATCGGACGGGCCGTGGATTCGAGCACGTCGGGGATCACGATCCGTGCGGTTCTCCGCTCGATGTTCACGTCGAACTCAAAGGGTCTGAAGATCGGCGGGTGCACCGTCGTGGACATCATCCGATAGACCCACCAGTGGGTTGCCCCCTCGTTGGTCTCGCCGCCGTACAATATCGTGGCCAACGCGGCTCGTTGCTGACCGTCGGCCCGCTCGTCGATGACGCCCTGAAACTCGCCGTGGCCCTCGTAAATCGGTCCCGGCCACGCGTAGAGAACCGCTCCGCACAGGCCATCGAGCGGCACATCCCCGAAGTAGCCCTTCTCGATCCGAACCGCCGCGAAGCCGCGGCAGTCTCCGTGCGTGGGCCGGGGTGACTCGAACTGGCAAGGGGAGGCGTAGTCGCAGTTGCAGTTGCTGAACTCGGGTCCTTCGATATACCAGTCAACCTGTGTCATGGTGTCCTCCGCTTGAACTACTTCCCGGGCAACACGATCGTGCCCGCGCGCTGCGTCCCTTGAGGTTAGGCAGCGCGTTTCGCATACTCACGGCAAAGAAACTTGAGAATCGCAGAGCCGCCGCGGCTCTTGACACTCAGGTGAGCACTCCGCGCTTCTGTGGGGCCGTAGGCCACGATATTGCGAGAGACCCGAAGCCTCCAGTGCTTCACTGCACGGGTGACAACAAGGAGACGGTCTCTGGATTTGGCGCGAGGAAGAAGCTCGTCATGTACGAACGCGCGAGCTAGCTGAACGGAACGGAGCGAGTTGAACAATCGAGCGGGAACCGTGAAATTGACGGAATGGTCTGGGACCAGCTCAAGCGCGGCGATATGCGACTGAAAGAACGAGCGGGCTCTGCCGTAAGAGGTGCTGGTGCTCTCGGCGAAAGCGGCGATGACGTTTTGGAGCTTCGTATGCCAGTAATCGAAGCCTCCGTGCCAAGAAAAGCGTGAATCAAGAAACATGAAGGAATTGTCACGGCCTTGGCGAAGGTTGTTCAACAACGCGGTTCGGTATTCGGGGACGTTGTACTCGCCGAAGTAATCGTGAGGGCCGAAGCCTGGATTCAACATCAGGAGAAACACAGAAGCAGACTTCAGGTTTCCAACGAAAGGCATCGGCAGAAGATCGAGGTGGAGCTTTGATTGGCCAGGAGCGCCGAAGTCAGGAGCGGCGGCAAATTGACCCCAGCTCGTGAAGCGACAGAACAGCTTCGGGTTGGAGAGAATTTGTTCGTCGCCCCGCAGGACGTAAGGGGCCTTTTCTGGCTGGAACTTCTTCCACTCGGCAAATAGGGCGTGCACGCTCTGTGCTGCCTATGAGAAAACAAAGGGGTCTGCCCCCTTAATTTCGATTTCGAACTAAAGTAGCCTGTCCCCTTTCGGCGTTCCTTTCGGCAGATGCCCAGCGCGCATTATTCATGACGGTTCGTCGCGAAATTGCGCAGTCGCCAAGTGAGACGGGCACGCGGAGCCGTGAGGAAAGGAGGCATACTTGAGACAGTATGTT
Above is a window of Nitrospirota bacterium DNA encoding:
- a CDS encoding DUF2182 domain-containing protein, giving the protein MLSPGPHHPADVTRPIEWVARHDRIVVVAALGAVVVLAWGLLLAGTGMDMPAARAGEQRADAGSLGRFLALWLMWAVMMVAMMLPSAAPTILLFAALTRTRASGSPLPPTAGFAAGYVLLWGVFSLVATFAHLALEHAALVSSAMRATTSVLIGLLLVAAGIYQWTPLKHACLRHCRSPVHFVTRHWRAGLGGALRLGLFHGAYCVGCCWALMGLLFAGGVMNVAWVAALAVFVLLEKTTVLGTRVGRALSGAGLVVAGAIALALR
- a CDS encoding DUF1326 domain-containing protein → MTQVDWYIEGPEFSNCNCDYASPCQFESPRPTHGDCRGFAAVRIEKGYFGDVPLDGLCGAVLYAWPGPIYEGHGEFQGVIDERADGQQRAALATILYGGETNEGATHWWVYRMMSTTVHPPIFRPFEFDVNIERRTARIVIPDVLESTARPIRSPATGAEHHVRIQLPNGIEFDTAEIGSGTTKTTASIRLDLEETYAHFTFLRHSGKGVARSR